A genome region from Triticum aestivum cultivar Chinese Spring chromosome 2B, IWGSC CS RefSeq v2.1, whole genome shotgun sequence includes the following:
- the LOC123040745 gene encoding momilactone A synthase: MFRAMGVVLSAARSGVARRAGSSSRFLSGPSDSRRLAGKVAVITGAASGIGKATAAEFVRNGAKVVLADVQDDLGRAAAAELGGPDTACYTRCDVTDEAQVAAAVDLAVARHGRLDVMFNNAGITGGNYAGAPIESLDMADFDRVMAVNLRGVAAGIKHAARAMAPRGRGCILCTSSTAGALAGSGPHAYSVSKTAVVGMVRSAAAELAARGVRVNAISPYAIATPMGARSVREMLGLPPRGAGDEEEEEELVRRVFEEDLNEMGGGVVLRAEDVARAAVFLASDDARYITGHNLMVDGGFSVANPLNVPAS; this comes from the exons ATGTTCCGAGCAATGGGCGTCGTCCTCAG CGCCGCGAGGAGCGGAGTGGCCAGAAGGGCGGGAAGCTCGTCTCGCTTCCTCTCTGGGCCGTCCGATTCTCGGAGGCTGGCCGGGAAGGTGGCCGTCATCACCGGCGCGGCGAGCGGCATCGGCAAGGCGACCGCGGCGGAGTTCGTCCGGAACGGCGCCAAGGTCGTCCTCGCCGACGTCCAGGACGACCTGGGCCGCGCCGCAGCGGCCGAGCTCGGCGGCCCGGACACGGCCTGCTACACCCGCTGCGACGTGACGGACGAGGCGCAGgtggccgccgccgtcgacctcgccgtggcgcggcacggcCGGCTCGACGTCATGTTCAACAACGCCGGGATCACGGGCGGCAACTACGCGGGCGCCCCGATCGAGTCCCTCGACATGGCCGACTTCGACCGCGTCATGGCCGTCAACCTCCGGGGCGTGGCCGCCGGCATCAAGCACGCGGCGCGCGCCATGGCCCCGCGCGGCCGGGGCTGCATCCTCTGCACGTCCAGCACCGCGGGCGCGCTGGCCGGGTCGGGCCCCCACGCGTACAGCGTCTCCAAGACGGCCGTCGTCGGCATGGTGCGGTCGGCGGCCGCGGAGCTGGCGGCGCGCGGCGTCAGGGTCAACGCCATCTCGCCGTACGCCATCGCCACGCCCATGGGCGCGCGCTCCGTGAGGGAGATGCTGGGGCTTCCGCCGCGGggtgccggcgacgaggaggaggaggaggagctggtcaGGCGGGTCTTCGAGGAGGACCTCAACGAGATGGGCGGCGGCGTGGTGCTGCGCGCGGAGGACGTCGCGAGGGCGGCGGTGTTCCTGGCGTCCGACGATGCCAGGTACATCACTGGGCATAACCTCATGGTGGACGGCGGGTTCTCCGTGGCGAACCCGCTCAACGTGCCGGCGAGCTGA